One Erythrobacter sp. SDW2 genomic region harbors:
- a CDS encoding protein-glutamate O-methyltransferase CheR: protein MDVNSASLQIIADLLRARTGQHLGTGRMWRIPGALSGIFREHDISNVDQLVCLLAEPRAEKLARDVVEALLNNETYFFRDKVMFDMLAEQVLPKLWQQRANQRSLRVWSAGCSSGQELYSIAMLLLAQRERWAGWKLELIGTDISHKIITAARQGCFSQFEVQRGLTVAQMLGYFDQKDEGWCPQAELRKMVTFREHNLLDRPPVEGPFDLVLCRNVLLYFDPLTRGRVFDRLREGIAVDGLLMLGAGETVVGQTERFVPARDGSGLYLPQSQASEPARRRA from the coding sequence ATGGACGTCAACTCCGCCTCGCTCCAGATCATTGCCGACCTGCTACGCGCGCGCACCGGACAGCATCTGGGCACGGGCCGCATGTGGCGCATCCCGGGCGCGCTGTCGGGCATCTTCCGCGAGCATGACATCTCCAATGTCGACCAGCTGGTCTGCCTGCTGGCGGAACCGCGCGCCGAAAAACTGGCGCGTGACGTGGTCGAAGCCCTGCTCAACAACGAGACCTATTTCTTCCGCGACAAGGTCATGTTCGACATGCTGGCGGAGCAGGTCCTGCCCAAGCTGTGGCAGCAGCGCGCCAACCAGCGCAGCCTGCGGGTATGGTCTGCAGGCTGCTCGAGCGGGCAGGAGCTCTATTCCATAGCCATGCTGCTGCTGGCCCAGCGCGAACGCTGGGCTGGATGGAAGCTCGAGCTGATCGGGACCGACATTTCGCACAAGATCATCACGGCCGCGCGGCAAGGCTGCTTCTCGCAGTTCGAGGTTCAGCGCGGGCTGACCGTGGCGCAGATGCTGGGTTATTTCGATCAGAAGGACGAAGGCTGGTGCCCGCAGGCAGAGCTGCGCAAGATGGTGACTTTCCGCGAACATAACCTGCTTGATCGCCCGCCGGTCGAAGGGCCGTTCGACCTGGTGCTGTGCCGCAATGTACTGCTCTATTTCGATCCGTTGACCCGGGGCCGGGTGTTTGACCGGTTGCGCGAAGGGATCGCGGTGGATGGCCTGCTGATGCTGGGGGCTGGGGAAACGGTAGTCGGCCAGACGGAGCGCTTTGTTCCCGCACGCGATGGTTCGGGCCTTTATTTGCCCCAATCTCAGGCGAGCGAGCCTGCCCGCCGTCGCGCATAA
- the cheB gene encoding chemotaxis-specific protein-glutamate methyltransferase CheB, producing MGSALAQDRRGDSPARKPGQIRVMVIDDSITARSALARTIEARRDMTVVATAGSAEVGLELLDDKRADVILLDLEMPGMGGLKALPAILAKAMGGKVLVVSTLTTAGAEPTLAALAMGAADTLAKPSAGNFGEEYRGELLGKIVALACSGGAVQSREHTQTVGAPSRPLHMSRIKPGVIAIGASTGGIHALGRFFGALPQSVTAPILVTQHLPQAFMPVFARQIATMSGRHAEVAEEGMPLRKSHVLIAPGDGHLLLRESRDGTVVTIQDFSAPSGCRPSVDPMLESVARHFGAAGLGVVLSGMGRDGTIGAKFLSDAGGTLLAQNEESCAVFGMPRGIVEAGFSALTDTPEALAAWIAKRAGVA from the coding sequence ATGGGCTCTGCCCTCGCACAAGACCGGCGCGGAGATAGCCCCGCTCGCAAACCCGGGCAGATCCGGGTGATGGTGATCGACGATTCGATCACCGCGCGTTCGGCGCTGGCCCGCACCATCGAGGCCCGCCGCGACATGACCGTAGTGGCGACCGCCGGTAGTGCGGAGGTCGGCCTCGAACTGCTCGATGACAAGCGTGCCGACGTTATCCTGCTCGACCTCGAGATGCCGGGCATGGGCGGGCTCAAGGCGCTTCCAGCCATCCTCGCCAAAGCGATGGGTGGCAAGGTCCTTGTCGTTTCCACCCTGACGACCGCCGGCGCCGAACCGACGCTGGCCGCGCTGGCAATGGGTGCGGCAGATACGCTGGCCAAGCCGAGCGCAGGCAATTTCGGCGAAGAATATCGCGGCGAACTGCTGGGCAAGATCGTGGCCCTCGCCTGCTCGGGGGGTGCGGTCCAGTCTCGCGAACATACACAGACGGTCGGCGCGCCTTCGCGTCCTTTGCACATGTCCCGGATCAAGCCCGGCGTCATCGCCATCGGTGCTTCGACCGGCGGCATACATGCGCTTGGCCGGTTCTTTGGTGCGCTGCCGCAGTCGGTGACGGCTCCGATCCTGGTCACCCAGCATTTGCCGCAAGCCTTCATGCCCGTCTTCGCACGGCAGATCGCCACCATGTCGGGTCGCCATGCCGAGGTTGCCGAAGAGGGCATGCCGCTCAGGAAAAGCCATGTGCTGATCGCTCCGGGTGACGGGCATCTGTTGCTGCGCGAAAGCAGGGATGGGACTGTCGTCACGATTCAAGATTTCTCTGCACCGAGCGGTTGCCGCCCCTCGGTCGACCCGATGCTGGAATCGGTCGCGAGGCACTTCGGAGCGGCGGGGCTTGGCGTTGTGCTTTCGGGCATGGGCCGCGACGGGACCATCGGAGCGAAGTTTCTCAGTGACGCCGGCGGCACGCTGTTGGCGCAGAATGAAGAGAGCTGTGCCGTGTTCGGCATGCCGCGCGGGATCGTCGAGGCCGGATTCTCGGCTCTGACCGATACGCCCGAGGCCCTGGCAGCCTGGATTGCCAAGCGGGCGGGGGTCGCCTGA
- a CDS encoding PleD family two-component system response regulator, with protein sequence MKSCLIVDDSRVIRKVSRHILETLGFAVEEAEHGQEALAKCNEAMPDVILLDWNMPVMSGIEFITQLRSRPNGGEPKVVFCTTENDVAHIREAIDAGADEYVMKPFDHETLQIKLQLVGCA encoded by the coding sequence ATGAAGTCGTGTCTGATCGTCGATGATTCGCGGGTGATCCGGAAGGTTTCGCGCCACATTCTCGAAACCCTGGGCTTTGCCGTGGAAGAGGCCGAACATGGCCAGGAAGCGCTCGCCAAGTGCAACGAGGCGATGCCAGACGTGATCCTGCTCGACTGGAACATGCCCGTCATGAGCGGCATCGAATTCATCACCCAGTTGCGTTCGCGCCCCAATGGTGGTGAGCCCAAGGTGGTGTTCTGTACAACCGAAAACGACGTCGCCCATATCCGCGAAGCGATCGACGCGGGTGCGGACGAATATGTGATGAAGCCGTTCGATCACGAAACCCTGCAGATCAAGCTCCAGCTGGTAGGCTGCGCCTAA
- a CDS encoding XdhC family protein, translated as MDQGRVFAFLQARQAAGQRCVLVTVLSVEGSSMRNPGTHMGVAEDGSFAGSLSGGCIENAVVAEALATLTAGAPRVVRFGAGSPFVDIKLPCGGGLDIHFQPLDGPGLVGRACEAIAAREPFSIRIDEEARFLAGWHRGDRAFGHWPELRLLIVGHGAGVEALARLARAMELGCHVLTPDPRILASLGTQGLAVTKLERTSDTHLLASDPWTAIVFLFHDHDWEAQLMAQALALPHCALSAMGSRKAHAARCEALASAGVGADAIASIRAPLGLFHSSRDPETLALSALGEIVQAYLSADFGARIG; from the coding sequence TTGGACCAAGGCCGCGTTTTCGCCTTTCTGCAGGCACGACAGGCAGCGGGCCAGCGCTGCGTGCTGGTGACTGTGCTCAGCGTCGAAGGCTCATCCATGCGCAATCCGGGCACGCATATGGGGGTGGCCGAGGACGGCAGCTTTGCCGGGTCGCTGTCAGGCGGCTGCATCGAGAACGCGGTGGTGGCCGAGGCGCTGGCGACACTGACAGCAGGTGCTCCCCGCGTGGTCCGGTTCGGCGCCGGCTCGCCCTTTGTCGATATCAAGCTGCCCTGCGGCGGGGGGCTCGATATCCATTTCCAGCCCCTCGATGGGCCAGGTCTGGTCGGTCGGGCCTGCGAAGCGATTGCCGCGCGCGAGCCGTTTTCCATCAGGATCGACGAAGAGGCACGATTTCTTGCAGGTTGGCATCGGGGCGATCGCGCCTTCGGCCATTGGCCCGAACTGCGCCTGCTGATAGTCGGCCATGGTGCAGGGGTAGAAGCGCTGGCAAGGCTGGCGCGCGCGATGGAATTGGGTTGCCATGTCCTGACCCCCGATCCGCGTATCCTTGCCAGCCTTGGAACGCAGGGACTGGCCGTCACAAAGCTGGAAAGGACCAGCGACACCCATCTGCTCGCCAGCGACCCGTGGACTGCCATCGTGTTCCTGTTCCATGACCACGACTGGGAAGCGCAGCTGATGGCGCAGGCACTCGCTTTGCCGCATTGCGCCCTCAGCGCGATGGGCAGCCGAAAAGCGCATGCAGCGCGGTGCGAGGCATTGGCCAGCGCTGGCGTGGGCGCTGACGCCATCGCTTCGATCCGGGCGCCGCTGGGCCTGTTCCATTCCTCGCGCGACCCGGAGACGCTGGCGTTGAGCGCGCTGGGCGAGATCGTGCAGGCGTACCTGTCGGCGGATTTCGGGGCCCGGATTGGCTAG
- a CDS encoding bifunctional diguanylate cyclase/phosphodiesterase — protein MKAIRPEKWSTKQLVFAPIIVLSAIFALTVALMVAFDGNTRFPWQVLAGMGLLAYAAAIWALVRWGYAGVDRIEQVGKVDSLTGLPNRRAVHGDIARDARDNQDVAVALIDLDGFKSVNDHYGHGIGDMLIKAAAKLISETCGKDARVYRLGGDEFALVVIGSIAGNVLEGLSRTVIEQFRSPMMIDERRIAIGASIGLARSNGRDGLSSSELLRRADVAMYASKRGGKMRCTWYIEEFDRNREARRDLDNQLRAALANQEFRLHYQPLVDANSGEIVAVESLLRWERPDGKPIGPNVFIPVAEESGLINAIGLWVLRRACTDARDWNDLKLSVNISAAQLRNPEFPIHVGQVLEETGFPADRLELEVTETCLVLDPVVVGRSLDVIRQFGVSISLDDFGTGYASIGFLRQFRFEKLKLDRSLVVDAQGDDGSRAMMLSSISLARAMAMGVTAEGVETEDQAAMVRAAGADHIQGWLYYRAMPSDQIDRLRDKFVVPGRTGTKG, from the coding sequence GTGAAGGCTATCCGTCCCGAAAAATGGTCGACGAAGCAGCTCGTCTTCGCTCCGATAATCGTACTGTCGGCAATTTTCGCCCTTACCGTAGCGTTGATGGTGGCTTTTGACGGCAACACTCGCTTCCCCTGGCAAGTTCTCGCCGGGATGGGCTTGCTTGCCTATGCCGCTGCCATCTGGGCTCTTGTCCGCTGGGGCTATGCCGGGGTCGACCGGATCGAACAGGTCGGCAAGGTAGACAGCCTGACAGGCCTGCCCAATCGCCGCGCGGTCCACGGCGATATCGCTCGCGATGCGCGTGACAATCAGGACGTCGCCGTGGCCCTGATCGACCTCGACGGGTTCAAGTCGGTCAACGACCACTATGGCCATGGCATCGGCGACATGTTGATCAAGGCAGCGGCCAAGCTCATTTCCGAAACCTGCGGCAAGGATGCGCGGGTCTATCGCCTCGGCGGCGATGAATTCGCGCTGGTGGTGATCGGCTCGATTGCCGGCAACGTTCTGGAAGGTCTCAGTCGCACCGTGATCGAACAGTTCCGTTCGCCGATGATGATCGACGAACGCCGCATCGCGATCGGCGCCAGCATCGGCCTTGCCCGCAGCAATGGCCGTGACGGGCTGTCGAGCTCCGAACTGCTGCGCCGTGCCGATGTGGCGATGTATGCTTCCAAGCGAGGCGGCAAGATGCGCTGCACCTGGTATATCGAGGAATTCGACCGCAATCGCGAGGCGCGTCGCGACCTCGACAACCAACTGCGTGCGGCGCTCGCCAACCAGGAATTCCGGCTGCATTACCAGCCGCTTGTCGACGCCAATTCGGGCGAGATCGTTGCAGTGGAATCGCTGCTGCGCTGGGAGCGACCGGACGGCAAGCCGATCGGCCCCAATGTCTTTATCCCGGTGGCCGAGGAATCGGGCCTGATCAACGCTATCGGCCTGTGGGTGCTGCGCCGCGCTTGCACCGATGCGCGCGACTGGAACGACCTCAAGCTCTCGGTCAACATTTCGGCAGCCCAGCTGCGCAATCCCGAATTTCCGATCCACGTCGGCCAGGTGCTGGAAGAAACCGGGTTCCCGGCCGATCGGCTGGAACTGGAAGTGACCGAGACCTGCCTCGTGCTGGATCCGGTGGTGGTTGGCCGCAGCCTCGATGTGATCCGCCAGTTCGGGGTCAGCATTTCGCTCGATGATTTCGGCACCGGCTATGCCTCGATCGGCTTCCTGCGCCAGTTCCGCTTCGAAAAGCTCAAGCTTGACCGCTCGCTGGTGGTCGACGCGCAGGGCGACGACGGCAGCCGGGCAATGATGCTGTCGAGCATTTCACTGGCCCGCGCGATGGCTATGGGCGTCACTGCCGAAGGCGTCGAAACCGAAGATCAGGCCGCCATGGTGCGGGCTGCCGGGGCCGACCATATCCAGGGTTGGCTCTATTACCGCGCCATGCCGAGCGACCAGATCGACCGGCTGCGCGATAAATTTGTGGTGCCAGGACGTACGGGCACCAAGGGATAA
- a CDS encoding molybdopterin cofactor-binding domain-containing protein yields the protein MNEQTSLKPERSRLAKWSRRGFIGAGVLAGGGLLIGVGVRPGNPVGKLGPIVAGGEGESLVNSWVKIDSDNIVTAIVPHCEMGQGAHSVLGQMLADELDAAWDKVRVMQAPADGNYVVTDTARMFVAPFTLNAADWIEPTWNGLFTQIGKLADAMITGGSSSIRTTGQHQMRIAGAAARQMLVGAAADAWGVPASEITTADSTLFHKASGKSAPYAEFASAAAEQPMPQTPKLKDVSEYRLMGKSKARTDIPAKVDGSAKFGIDAEPDVEALAYAAVCRPPVPGTTVTSMDSTQAQKMPGVLQILNMGDHVAVVAESYWQAEQALGTVRAEWTGSESPIKTTADQFAAFAKALAEAGDNGGTEAAGKGDAAAAFAASARTLEAEYKVPFLAHAPMEPINCTASFKDGKCEIWTSTQVPLMARRAAAGAIGVDVDDVIVHHPMLGGAFGRRLESEYVTMAARIAKATKYPVKMIWSREEDTQKSIYRNAELCRFKVGLDKDGSLVSYSSAFTQRNDPPQACVPAGYDIPNLSVRVAEAPLHLPFAAWRSVDHSQHGFFIESMIDEAAHAAGKDPLEYRIAMLSNAPRHKAVLEKLRQASAWDTPAGEGKGRGVAMVESFGTIVGQVAEVDMTGGKPRVTKVWAVADPGYVMNPDGFRNQIEGGIIFGLTAALYGELDLQDGAVVQSNFHDYRMMRMDEAPDIEVALINSGPVPVGGAGEPGLPPAAPALTNAIFAATGKRLRELPIAKQFA from the coding sequence ATGAACGAGCAGACTTCCCTTAAGCCGGAGCGCAGCCGCTTGGCCAAATGGTCGCGGCGTGGATTTATCGGCGCGGGCGTGCTCGCTGGCGGTGGTCTGCTGATCGGCGTGGGCGTACGGCCGGGCAACCCGGTCGGCAAGCTCGGCCCCATTGTCGCAGGCGGCGAGGGGGAGAGCCTCGTCAACAGCTGGGTCAAGATCGACTCCGACAATATCGTTACCGCCATCGTGCCCCATTGCGAAATGGGGCAGGGCGCGCATTCGGTGCTGGGGCAGATGCTCGCTGACGAACTCGATGCCGCGTGGGACAAGGTTCGCGTCATGCAGGCCCCTGCGGACGGCAACTATGTCGTCACGGATACCGCGCGCATGTTCGTCGCGCCCTTCACACTCAACGCTGCCGACTGGATCGAGCCGACCTGGAACGGCCTGTTCACGCAGATCGGCAAGCTGGCCGATGCGATGATTACCGGCGGCAGTTCTTCGATCCGCACCACCGGGCAGCACCAGATGCGCATCGCGGGCGCCGCGGCGCGCCAGATGCTTGTTGGCGCAGCGGCGGATGCCTGGGGAGTCCCCGCCTCGGAGATCACCACGGCGGACAGCACGCTGTTCCACAAGGCATCGGGCAAGTCCGCGCCCTATGCCGAATTCGCCAGCGCGGCGGCCGAGCAACCGATGCCGCAGACGCCGAAGCTGAAGGACGTCAGCGAATACCGGCTGATGGGCAAGAGCAAGGCCCGCACCGATATTCCCGCCAAGGTCGACGGCAGCGCCAAGTTCGGGATCGATGCCGAGCCGGACGTCGAAGCGCTGGCCTATGCTGCCGTGTGCCGCCCTCCCGTGCCGGGCACAACGGTCACATCGATGGATTCGACCCAGGCGCAGAAGATGCCCGGCGTGCTGCAGATCCTCAACATGGGTGACCACGTCGCCGTTGTGGCGGAAAGTTACTGGCAGGCCGAGCAGGCACTGGGCACGGTGCGGGCCGAGTGGACCGGGTCCGAAAGCCCGATCAAGACCACGGCCGACCAGTTCGCCGCCTTCGCCAAGGCGCTCGCTGAGGCAGGTGACAACGGCGGTACCGAGGCTGCGGGTAAGGGCGATGCGGCGGCTGCCTTCGCGGCATCGGCCAGAACTCTGGAGGCCGAATACAAGGTTCCCTTCCTCGCCCATGCGCCGATGGAGCCGATCAACTGCACCGCCAGCTTCAAGGACGGCAAGTGCGAGATCTGGACCAGCACGCAGGTGCCGCTGATGGCGCGCAGAGCGGCGGCGGGTGCCATCGGGGTCGATGTCGATGACGTCATCGTCCATCACCCGATGCTGGGCGGAGCCTTCGGGCGGCGGCTGGAAAGCGAATATGTCACCATGGCGGCGCGGATTGCCAAGGCGACCAAATATCCGGTCAAGATGATCTGGAGTCGCGAGGAAGACACGCAAAAGTCGATCTATCGCAATGCCGAGCTCTGCCGTTTCAAGGTCGGGCTCGACAAGGACGGCTCGCTGGTCAGCTACAGCAGCGCATTCACCCAGCGCAACGATCCGCCCCAGGCCTGCGTCCCGGCGGGCTATGACATTCCCAATCTCTCGGTCCGGGTAGCCGAGGCACCGCTGCACCTGCCCTTTGCGGCGTGGCGCTCGGTCGATCATTCGCAGCACGGCTTCTTCATCGAAAGCATGATCGACGAAGCTGCGCATGCGGCGGGCAAGGATCCGCTCGAATATCGCATCGCCATGTTGTCCAATGCGCCGCGCCACAAGGCGGTGCTGGAAAAGCTGCGGCAAGCGAGCGCATGGGACACCCCGGCGGGCGAGGGCAAGGGCCGCGGTGTGGCCATGGTCGAAAGCTTCGGCACGATCGTCGGTCAAGTCGCCGAAGTTGACATGACCGGCGGCAAGCCGCGCGTGACCAAGGTCTGGGCGGTGGCCGATCCGGGCTATGTCATGAACCCCGATGGCTTTCGCAACCAGATCGAGGGCGGTATCATCTTCGGGCTGACGGCCGCTCTTTATGGCGAACTCGACCTGCAGGACGGCGCGGTCGTGCAGAGCAATTTCCACGACTACCGCATGATGCGCATGGACGAGGCACCCGATATCGAAGTGGCGCTGATCAACAGCGGGCCGGTGCCGGTGGGCGGCGCGGGCGAACCCGGCCTGCCACCCGCCGCGCCCGCGCTCACCAACGCCATTTTCGCTGCGACGGGCAAGCGCCTGCGCGAACTGCCGATCGCCAAGCAGTTTGCCTGA
- a CDS encoding (2Fe-2S)-binding protein — protein MIEFTVNGEPVSVEADPAMPILWVVREKLGMTGTKFGCGIAQCGACTVHLDGQPIRSCSTPVSEAAGKAVTTIEGIAGPEGELTKLQQAWISEQVPQCGYCQSGQLMSATALLRDNPNPSDADIDAAMSGNICRCGTYTRIRRAIKVAAGQIPARTEEGAA, from the coding sequence ATGATCGAATTCACCGTCAATGGAGAGCCTGTTTCGGTCGAGGCCGATCCGGCTATGCCGATCCTGTGGGTCGTGCGCGAGAAGCTGGGCATGACCGGCACCAAGTTCGGTTGCGGCATCGCCCAGTGCGGGGCCTGTACCGTGCACCTCGATGGCCAGCCGATCCGCAGCTGCTCGACTCCTGTTTCCGAAGCGGCGGGCAAGGCTGTCACCACCATCGAGGGGATCGCCGGGCCCGAGGGCGAACTGACCAAGTTGCAGCAGGCCTGGATCAGCGAGCAGGTGCCGCAATGCGGCTACTGCCAGTCGGGCCAGCTTATGTCGGCCACTGCGCTGCTGCGTGACAATCCCAACCCTTCCGACGCCGATATCGATGCGGCCATGAGCGGCAATATCTGCCGCTGTGGCACCTACACCCGCATCCGCCGCGCGATCAAAGTGGCCGCCGGCCAGATCCCGGCCCGGACCGAGGAGGGCGCGGCATGA
- a CDS encoding cytochrome c family protein gives MSMRLTVTVLAVLALASCGAEEQPPVEQIVVREPGQPAAQPGAEAAAGSSDLVAAGKAAFASCAACHSVDPTGASGIGPNLHGALGRKAAAVEGFAYSDALANSGLTWTEGELDAFLAGPATKVPGTSMAAGAVSDAATRTAIIAYLATLTG, from the coding sequence ATGTCGATGCGCCTGACTGTCACCGTTCTTGCCGTTCTCGCCCTGGCCTCCTGCGGCGCCGAAGAACAACCGCCCGTCGAACAGATCGTGGTACGCGAACCGGGCCAGCCTGCGGCACAGCCGGGGGCGGAGGCGGCGGCAGGCTCTTCCGACTTGGTCGCCGCGGGCAAAGCCGCCTTTGCCAGCTGTGCGGCCTGTCATTCCGTCGATCCGACCGGGGCGTCGGGCATCGGGCCCAATCTGCATGGCGCGTTAGGCCGCAAAGCCGCGGCGGTGGAAGGCTTCGCTTATTCCGATGCGCTGGCGAATTCGGGCCTGACCTGGACGGAGGGCGAGCTTGACGCGTTCCTTGCCGGTCCGGCGACCAAGGTGCCCGGCACATCGATGGCGGCCGGGGCAGTGAGCGACGCGGCGACCCGCACGGCCATCATCGCCTATCTCGCCACGCTGACCGGCTAG
- a CDS encoding methyl-accepting chemotaxis protein has product MSAVDELTREWAGTEILSAPTARNVELRGNRTILERAYGALTSNQKMALSVVLPISLIVLPGAIAMVDLAGSARVLVAGAIVFGVVAMLIFGWVLSREILGVTNVLGNSLYRIADGDVDFSVPCRDRTDEYGHMARAIEVLRINTQNLVSMSEQEQQAQREQQHSRERQVAQLLELADHFDRTVADVVSGVAAAASQLHATASDMSRTAEQSTDRSEEVARSMEEAAAGASAAAAASDEFAMSIGEISRQAADSAEMARKARTTAGEADETISALDQAATQIGQVVELISTIASRTNLLALNASIEAARGGEAGRGFAVVASEVKELASQTTRATEDVAAQIKAIQESTGASVSALRSVSGEIQQIESTAIAIASAVDQQSVAGQDLARSIDRAARNSENVGQHVREVRENALRTGSAAAQVLNSASELEKQASTLRTQVDGFMAKIRAGTA; this is encoded by the coding sequence ATGTCGGCTGTTGATGAATTGACACGCGAATGGGCCGGAACGGAGATTCTTTCGGCTCCGACTGCCCGCAACGTCGAGTTGCGGGGCAACCGGACCATCCTCGAACGCGCCTACGGAGCGCTTACCAGCAATCAGAAAATGGCGCTGTCGGTTGTCCTGCCGATATCGTTGATCGTTCTCCCGGGCGCCATTGCCATGGTTGACCTTGCCGGTTCGGCAAGGGTGCTGGTGGCCGGCGCCATTGTCTTTGGCGTCGTCGCCATGCTTATCTTCGGTTGGGTGTTGTCACGAGAAATCCTCGGCGTGACGAACGTCCTCGGCAACTCGCTCTACCGGATCGCCGATGGCGACGTCGATTTTTCCGTGCCATGCCGCGACCGCACGGACGAATACGGGCACATGGCGCGCGCGATCGAGGTCTTGCGCATCAATACGCAGAATCTCGTCTCCATGTCCGAGCAGGAACAGCAAGCCCAGCGTGAACAGCAGCACAGTCGCGAGCGGCAGGTCGCACAGCTGCTCGAGCTGGCCGATCACTTCGACCGCACCGTGGCCGACGTCGTCAGCGGGGTTGCTGCGGCCGCATCGCAGCTCCACGCGACGGCCAGCGACATGTCGCGCACCGCCGAACAATCGACGGACCGCTCGGAAGAGGTCGCCCGCTCGATGGAGGAAGCCGCCGCCGGTGCTTCGGCCGCTGCTGCCGCCAGCGATGAATTTGCCATGTCGATCGGCGAGATCAGCCGCCAGGCAGCGGATTCCGCTGAAATGGCGCGCAAGGCCCGCACCACTGCGGGCGAGGCGGACGAGACGATCTCCGCGCTTGACCAGGCAGCGACCCAGATCGGCCAGGTTGTCGAACTCATCTCGACCATTGCCAGCCGCACCAACCTGCTCGCGCTCAACGCTTCGATCGAGGCGGCCCGCGGCGGCGAAGCCGGGCGCGGCTTTGCCGTAGTCGCTTCTGAAGTGAAGGAACTGGCAAGCCAGACCACCCGCGCGACCGAGGATGTCGCAGCGCAGATCAAGGCGATCCAGGAATCGACCGGCGCCAGCGTTTCGGCGCTGCGTTCGGTCAGTGGCGAAATCCAGCAGATCGAATCAACCGCGATCGCCATCGCCTCGGCGGTGGACCAGCAGTCCGTCGCCGGTCAGGACCTTGCCCGCAGCATCGACCGCGCCGCCCGCAACAGCGAGAATGTCGGCCAGCATGTTCGCGAAGTGCGCGAAAATGCGCTGCGCACAGGCTCTGCGGCGGCCCAGGTGCTCAACTCGGCCAGCGAGCTCGAGAAGCAGGCCTCGACCCTGCGCACACAGGTTGACGGCTTCATGGCCAAGATCCGGGCCGGTACTGCCTGA
- a CDS encoding NTP transferase domain-containing protein, whose translation MASLQPVAVAVLAAGQSRRFGADDKLAAQFRGTMLGLHACRTLSLLPFAQRWVIASDARHPCGKGWREAGFTVVPNPHAGTGMGSSVALAAKLAQDAGVTALLIALADMPLVPASHFADLLEHARPDALVTSHNGTSPTPPALFGSAHFPQLKEATGDTGARALVSGAEALTCESEWLVDIDDPSALARYS comes from the coding sequence TTGGCTAGCCTGCAGCCAGTGGCCGTTGCGGTGCTGGCAGCGGGCCAGTCGAGACGGTTTGGGGCTGACGACAAGCTGGCGGCGCAATTTCGCGGGACGATGCTGGGATTGCACGCGTGCCGCACACTCTCGCTGCTCCCTTTCGCCCAACGCTGGGTGATTGCCTCGGACGCGCGGCATCCTTGCGGCAAGGGTTGGCGCGAAGCCGGATTTACTGTTGTTCCCAATCCGCATGCCGGGACTGGCATGGGCAGCTCTGTCGCACTGGCCGCGAAGCTGGCCCAGGACGCAGGCGTAACTGCACTGCTGATCGCGCTGGCGGATATGCCCTTGGTTCCCGCATCCCATTTCGCTGACTTGCTGGAGCATGCACGCCCCGATGCGCTGGTCACATCGCACAATGGTACGTCGCCAACGCCGCCTGCGCTTTTCGGTAGTGCCCATTTTCCGCAACTTAAGGAAGCGACCGGCGACACCGGGGCGCGGGCCTTGGTCTCTGGCGCGGAAGCTCTCACCTGCGAATCCGAATGGCTGGTCGATATCGACGACCCTTCGGCGCTCGCCCGCTACTCTTGA